The proteins below are encoded in one region of Pseudophryne corroboree isolate aPseCor3 chromosome 8, aPseCor3.hap2, whole genome shotgun sequence:
- the PTGIR gene encoding prostacyclin receptor, translating to MLEPPLTMSLPSIHPTMQEHFCENSTRVHADGNPATSTLMFAMGVLGNLLALGILGVHRRERRARASPFCILVTGLAVTDLLGTCVLSPVVFVSYAQRASLLALGSQPLCKLFAFAMTFFNLSSMMILFFMAFERCLALSHPYVYAQHAWGHRLARAAIPSSYIFPALLCALPLAGVGEHKQYCPGTWCFIRMAVAPSTGNGSALAFSLLYASLTGLLILAILLCNASVTASLCRMRKGQRARRGSLRRGGARGWFMGAGEEELEHLILLVLMTTIFMVCSVPMTVSAP from the coding sequence ATGCTGGAGCCTCCTCTGACAATGTCGCTCCCTTCCATCCACCCCACCATGCAGGAACACTTCTGTGAGAACTCCACGCGTGTACACGCTGACGGGAACCCTGCCACCAGTACCCTGATGTTTGCCATGGGCGTGTTGGGAAACCTCCTGGCACTGGGCATCTTGGGGGTgcaccggagagagaggagagcacGTGCTTCGCCATTCTGCATCCTGGTGACCGGTCTCGCTGTCACAGACCTCCTGGGCACCTGCGTCCTGAGCCCGGTGGTCTTCGTCTCCTATGCTCAGCGGGCATCTCTCCTGGCACTGGGGTCTCAGCCATTGTGTAAACTCTTTGCCTTCGCCATGACTTTCTTCAACCTCTCTTCAATGATGATCCTGTTCTTCATGGCCTTTGAACGATGCCTAGCGCTAAGTCACCCGTATGTTTATGCCCAGCATGCCTGGGGGCACCGGCTGGCTAGGGCTGCAATACCTTCTTCCTACATATTTCCTGCCTTACTCTGCGCGTTGCCGTTGGCAGGAGTTGGGGAACATAAACAGTACTGTCCCGGCACTTGGTGCTTCATCAGGATGGCAGTAGCACCCAGCACCGGGAACGGCAGTGCTCTGGCGTTTTCCCTGCTCTATGCCAGTCTGACTGGGCTCCTGATTCTGGCAATCTTGCTGTGCAACGCCTCTGTGACCGCCAGTCTCTGCCGCATGAGGAAGGGTCAGCGGGCGAGAAGGGGCTCGCTCCGCAGAGGGGGTGCCCGGGGCTGGTTTATGGGGGCTGGAGAAGAGGAGCTGGAACATCTTATTCTCCTGGTACTGATGACCACAATCTTCATGGTGTGCTCGGTGCCGATGACGGTAAGTGCACCCTAG